The following proteins are co-located in the Fructilactobacillus carniphilus genome:
- the glmS gene encoding glutamine--fructose-6-phosphate transaminase (isomerizing): MCGVVGVTGNKDATEILVSGLEKLQYRGYDSAGIFVDQPDGTDYLVKTTGSIADLRKKIGPEVQGTAGIGHTRWATHGGVTIENAHPQFSSDERFYLVHNGVIENFQALKDEYLQGVHFHSQTDTEVVVQLIDKFVKEGMSTKDAFNKTLALLENSSYAFMLMDREEPETIYVAKNKSPMLIGLGDGCNVVCSDSIAMLNVTHTFLEIQDGDMCIVKPDEVIVNDADGNVVERETFEVSVDPSASDKGTYPYYMLKEIDEQPNVMRKLSAEYLDEAGHPKLDADLVDAIKGSDRIYIVGAGTSYHAGLVGKMQLEKLTGIPAEVHVASEFAYEDPLLSEKPFFIFLSQSGETADSRQVLVNVNKQKLPSLTITNVANSTLSRESTFTLLLQAGPEISVASTKAYTAQIALEAILAKAVGEAKENQAALDFDLKGQLAVVAQGMQSIVDEKNEINQIAEDYFVDANQAFYIGRGIDYTVSIEAALKLKEISYVHAEGFASGELKHGTIALIEPGTPVIGIITQAGTAGLTRSNLEETAARGAKTLSIVKKSLARPEDTFVIPDVDELLTPLLSVIPAQLLAYYTSLNKGLNVDLPRNLAKSVTVE; the protein is encoded by the coding sequence ATGTGTGGAGTAGTTGGAGTAACCGGAAATAAGGATGCAACTGAAATCTTAGTCAGTGGTTTAGAAAAATTACAGTATCGGGGCTATGATTCAGCGGGAATCTTTGTCGATCAACCGGATGGAACCGATTACCTGGTGAAAACCACAGGAAGCATTGCCGACTTACGCAAGAAAATTGGACCAGAAGTTCAGGGAACGGCCGGCATTGGTCATACCCGCTGGGCAACTCATGGTGGGGTTACAATTGAAAATGCTCACCCCCAATTTTCGAGTGACGAACGCTTTTACCTGGTTCACAATGGTGTGATCGAAAACTTCCAAGCATTAAAGGACGAATACCTCCAAGGAGTGCACTTCCACAGCCAAACTGATACTGAAGTGGTGGTGCAATTAATTGATAAGTTTGTCAAGGAAGGGATGAGTACCAAGGACGCCTTTAACAAGACGTTAGCACTCTTAGAAAACTCATCGTATGCCTTCATGTTAATGGACCGTGAAGAACCGGAAACAATTTACGTGGCCAAAAACAAAAGTCCGATGTTGATTGGATTAGGCGATGGTTGCAACGTAGTTTGTTCTGATTCGATTGCCATGTTAAACGTGACCCATACTTTCTTAGAAATTCAAGATGGCGACATGTGCATCGTGAAACCGGACGAAGTGATTGTAAACGATGCAGACGGAAACGTGGTCGAACGCGAAACCTTTGAAGTTAGTGTGGATCCAAGTGCTTCTGATAAGGGCACTTACCCATACTACATGCTAAAGGAAATCGACGAACAACCAAACGTAATGCGGAAGCTTTCTGCAGAATATTTAGACGAAGCTGGGCACCCGAAGCTTGACGCCGACTTAGTGGACGCCATTAAGGGTTCCGACCGGATTTACATCGTCGGAGCAGGAACTAGTTACCACGCTGGCTTGGTCGGAAAAATGCAGTTAGAAAAGCTGACTGGGATTCCTGCTGAAGTTCATGTTGCTTCTGAATTTGCGTATGAAGACCCGTTACTTTCTGAAAAGCCATTCTTTATCTTCCTTTCGCAAAGTGGGGAAACGGCCGACAGTCGGCAAGTATTAGTCAACGTTAACAAACAGAAGCTGCCCAGCCTGACGATTACAAACGTGGCCAACTCTACGTTGTCACGCGAATCAACTTTTACTTTGTTATTACAAGCTGGTCCAGAAATTTCCGTGGCTTCTACCAAGGCTTACACCGCCCAAATTGCGCTCGAAGCCATTTTAGCTAAGGCCGTGGGTGAGGCGAAGGAAAACCAAGCTGCCCTTGATTTTGATCTTAAAGGTCAGTTAGCTGTGGTGGCTCAAGGAATGCAAAGTATTGTGGACGAAAAGAACGAAATTAATCAGATTGCGGAAGACTACTTTGTCGACGCTAACCAAGCCTTCTACATCGGACGGGGGATTGACTATACGGTTTCAATCGAAGCTGCTTTGAAGCTGAAAGAAATTTCCTATGTGCACGCTGAAGGGTTTGCCTCTGGAGAATTAAAGCATGGCACGATTGCTCTGATTGAACCCGGGACACCGGTGATTGGCATTATTACCCAAGCTGGCACCGCTGGTTTGACCCGGAGTAATCTGGAAGAAACCGCTGCCCGGGGTGCTAAGACGTTATCGATTGTGAAAAAGAGCTTGGCTCGTCCGGAAGATACCTTTGTAATTCCGGATGTCGACGAACTATTGACGCCACTCTTGAGTGTCATTCCCGCCCAGCTGTTGGCTTACTACACCAGTTTGAACAAAGGTTTGAACGTGGACTTGCCACGGAACTTGGCTAAGAGTGTGACTGTGGAATAA